From Lucilia cuprina isolate Lc7/37 chromosome 4, ASM2204524v1, whole genome shotgun sequence:
aaattttcaaaatttaatgaaaaagtttttatactcaaaaattttaaaatattcgttgagcagcaaaaccaaaatatggcatcgatagaggatcaatagacaaatcgaaccgtatatagatttttttcctgagtacttgccataaggcggtataacgtaacaaactttggaaaattgtcaaattgacaaatttaatgaaaaagtttttatactaaaaaatttttaaatattcgttgagcagcaaaaccaaaatatggcatcgataggggatcaatagacaaatcgaaccatatatagattttttcctgagtacttgccataagacggtataacgtaacaaactttgacaaattttcaaaatttaatgaaaaagtttttatactcaaaaattttaaaatattcgttgagcagcaaaaccaaaatatggcatcgatagaggatcaatagacaaatcgaaccgtatatagatttttttcctgagtacttgccataaggcggtataacgtaacaaactttggaaaattgtcaaattgacaaatttaatgaaaaagtttttatactaaaaaatttttaaatattcgttgagcagcaaaaccaaaatatggcatcgatagaggatcaatagacaaatcgaaccgtatatagatttttttcctgagtacttgccataaggcggtataacgtaacaaactttggaaaattgtcaaattgacaaatttaatgaaaaagtttttatactaaaaaatttttaaatattcgttgagcagcaaaaccaaaatatgtcatcgatagaggatcaatagacaaatcgaaccgtatatagatttttttcctgagtacttgccataagacggtataacgtaacaaactttgacaaattttcaaaatttaatgaaaaagtttttatactcaaaaattttaaaatattcgttgagcagcaaaaccaaaatatggcatcgatagaggatcaatagacaaatcgaaccgtatatagatttttttcctgagtacttgccataaggcggtataacgtaacaaactttggaaaattgtcaaattgacaaatttaatgaaaaagtttttatactaaaaaatttttaaatattcgttgagcagcaaaaccaaaatatgtcatcgatagaggatcaatagacaaatcgaaccgtatatagatttttttcctgactACTTGCCATAAggcggtataacgtaacaaactttgacaaattttcaaaatttaatgaaaaagtttttatactcaaaaattttaaaatattcgttgagcagcaaaaccaaaatatgtcatcgatagaggatcaatagacaaatcgaaccgtatatagatttttttcctgagtacttgtcataagacggtataacgtaacaaactttgacaaaattgtaaaatttaaggaaaaagtttttatacttaaaaatttcaaaatattcgttgagcagcaaaaccaaaatatgtcatcgatagaggatcaataggCAAATCGAACcatgtatagatttttttcctgagtacttgctattagccggtataccgtaacaaactttggaaaattggctaattgacaaatttaatgaaaaagtttttatactaaaaaatttttaaatattcgttgagcagcaaaaccaaaatatggcatcgataggggatcaatagacaaatcgaaccatatatagatttttttcctgagtacttgccataagacggtataacgtaacaaactttgacaaattggcaaatttactgaaaaagtttttatactcaaaaattttaaaatatttgttgagcagcaaaaccaaaatatgtcatcgacagggaatcaatagacaaattgattcgtatatagattttatccctGAGTACTTTCCATAAGatggtataacgtaacaaactttagaaaattggcaaattgcaaaatttaatgaaaaagtttttagactaaaaaattttaaaatattcgttgagcagcaaaactaaaatatgtcatcAATAGGGGATCAATATACAAATCGAACTGTGTATAGATTTTATCCCCGAGTACTTTCCATTAGCCGGTGTACTGTAACAAACTTAGAAAAATTCCCAAATTTGatgaaaaagttgttatagtacaaaatttttaaatattcgttgagcagcaaaactaaaatatgtcatcgatagtggatcaatagacaaatcgaatcgtatatagatttttttcctgagtacttgctattagccggtataccgtaacaaactttgacaaatttgcaaaatttaatgaaaaagtatttatactaaaaaattttaaaatattcgttgagcagcaaaactaaaatatgtcatcAATAGGGGATCAATATACAAATCGAactgtatatagatttttttcctgagtactttaagacggtataacgtaaaaaaatgtgaaaaattcgcaaatttaatgaaaaagtttttatactcaaaaattttaaaatattcgttgagcagcaaaagtacaatatgtgatcgataggaaatcaatagacaaatcgaaccgtgtatagattttatcccctagtactttccattagccggtgtaccgcaacaaactttgaaaaatttgcaaacttaatgaaaaactttttatactaaaaacttttaaaatatttgttgagccacaaaactaaaatatgtcatcgataagggatcaatagacaaatcgaactgtatatagatttttttcctgagtacttgccataagacggtataatgtaaaataatttgaaaaattcacaaatttaatgaaaaagttgttgtagtacaaaattttaaaatattcgttgagcagcaaaactataaTATGTAATCGAAAgggtattaataaacaaatcgaaccgtatataaattttgttcctgagtacttgccataagatgACATagtttagttttgctgctcaacgaatatttaaaaaaaatttagtataaaaactttttcattaaatttgccaattttcaaaagtttgttacattataccgtcttatggtaAGTACtctggaaaaaaatctatatacggttcgatttgtctattgatcccctatcgatcacatattttagttttgctgctcaacaaatattttaaaatttcttagtataaaaactttttcacttagtttgcaaaattttcaaagtttgttacggtacaccggctaatggaaagtactcagggataaaatctatacatgattcgatttgtctattgattcccTATCGATCGCATGttgtagttttgctgctcaacgaatattttaaaattttgtggtataacaactttttcatcaaatttgcgaatttttctaagtttgttacggtacaccggctaatggaaagtactcggggataaaatctatacacggttcgatttgtgtattgatcccctattgatgacatattttagttttgctgctcaacgaatattttaaaattttttagtctaaaaactttttcattaaatttgtcaattagccaattttctaaagtttgttacattataccgtcttatggaaaGTACTCAGGTATAAagtctatatacggttcgatttgtctattgatcctctatcgatgacatattttggttttgctgctcaacgaatattttaaaatttttgagtataaaaactttttcattaaattttgaaaatttgtcaaagtttgttacgttataccgtcttatggcaagtactcaggaaaataatctatatacggttcgatttgtctattgatcccctatcgatgacatattttggttttgctgctcaacgaatattttaaaatttttgagtataaaaactttttcattaaattttgcaaatttgtcaaagtttgttacgttataccggctaatagcaagtactcaggaaaaaaatctttatacggTTTGATTTATCTATTAATaccctatcgatcacatattatagttttcctgctcaacgaacatttttaattttttaagcataaacacctttgttaaatttgtaaaatcttcagagtttgttacatcacagcatttcatagaaagtactttgaagaacacttaatacttagattgattcgtttttcgattcactattaataacacatttcagatttagtgctcaaacaggattttaatttttatttggatatttaaatatttcacaaatatatcaatgagtttgttatggtttgttatctttttgtttacgttttttatgtattttcttctttgtttatatttttttatttacttatccacgtgtatacacaaaaaagtacctttccatgcaactctgaaaaaagtttgataaagttgaaaaaagtttgttaaaaagtttgttttcttcatagagataacaatttttaataaaaaattaaatataccgtatatttgttaaaaattaagatttgcaataaattcaattttatcttatatttctataaaaatcactTTGTGAACTTATTTCGTTGCCTTTTAGTGACAAAATTATTACTCCAGTTAACATGAAATTATTTATACCTATAGTTCCTGTACGGAACCAGTTTTTGAAATTGCTTTAAATATACATGTGTAGGAAAAACAATAAACATCTGTGATTAAATTATATTCTTCTCTACTAAATAAAACATGTCCTAGATccaattttcaatacattattattaaacaaccGACTTATATATAACATtagcaattttctttaaagatcaACATCTGCCAAAGgtgttatgaaaaatattatataaacttCAGCCTCTGTAGGATCTACCATCATAAAATGCATTTCCAAAAGACCACTTAAATCTGTCTTTAAAGCCACCTTAGTTGCAACACCCAATGCCTTTTGCGTCATACGTATTAGGGTAGTTTTATAACGTGCCTTTGTTGTTTCGCGGCAATTGAATAAAAGTATCATATCACTGGTTTTCGCCACTTCAACACTTGACTCCGACTGCATAACACCCAAAGTGTCAATCTTAAAATGTGGCCTACGTGGTGAAATTGTTATTTCCAATTCTTCAGCAGATTTATCAAATTCCTGGAAAATACTAGCCAAATCGGGACCTCTAATGAATAAACGATTTAGACTGGTACTTTCATCATTCAAATTGAAATCCATGGGTTCTTCATAATGTGTTGTTTTAATAGAACACTCGGTGCTGATGTCCGTTTCATCATTTGGCTCTAGCACCAAAACCAAGGGGGCCTCCGGACCTTTGTAGTACATTTTCATGCTGCAATCGATGCCCGCAAATATACTTAAACATTCTGCCAAAATATTCATATTGATGCTAAACTTTACTATGCCGTCTACATAGAATTCCGAAAAACAACGTGGCATTATAAACAGAGAAGCCTGTATACATTTGCCT
This genomic window contains:
- the LOC111681791 gene encoding cell cycle checkpoint protein RAD1, translating into MQHSKYLFEKGILHNWKMLTQSQYSNFKFVGSLNQIKTFTAGIKALSFGENGSFMISEDGFKCAVEQGKCIQASLFIMPRCFSEFYVDGIVKFSINMNILAECLSIFAGIDCSMKMYYKGPEAPLVLVLEPNDETDISTECSIKTTHYEEPMDFNLNDESTSLNRLFIRGPDLASIFQEFDKSAEELEITISPRRPHFKIDTLGVMQSESSVEVAKTSDMILLFNCRETTKARYKTTLIRMTQKALGVATKVALKTDLSGLLEMHFMMVDPTEAEVYIIFFITPLADVDL